From Streptomyces sp. NBC_00690, a single genomic window includes:
- a CDS encoding DUF6230 family protein: MESLARGGTRWKRFALVMVPSMAATAAIGIGLAQGALAASFSISGQEFKVTADSLVGHDFVQYGSVASGKDLEGNPFAEPVAVSGFSTATITNMCQSVVTPKVPFVGNVSLELTAGTDPDNPVTAKDLYLDVSYLEADAEFRNIDIGVAAGSVGAPGIQPGTEGKVNANGFAQRADLATLTDVKQKAWATTAGTFKLSGLKLKLHKGVKECFPG, encoded by the coding sequence ATGGAGTCTTTGGCTCGTGGCGGAACCAGATGGAAGCGGTTCGCCCTTGTCATGGTGCCGAGCATGGCCGCAACGGCCGCGATCGGCATCGGTCTGGCCCAAGGAGCACTCGCCGCGTCATTCAGCATCTCCGGCCAGGAGTTCAAGGTCACTGCCGACTCACTCGTCGGTCATGACTTCGTTCAGTACGGCAGTGTCGCATCGGGCAAGGACCTCGAAGGGAACCCGTTCGCGGAGCCCGTCGCCGTGTCGGGCTTCAGCACTGCCACCATCACCAACATGTGTCAGTCGGTGGTCACGCCGAAGGTGCCGTTCGTCGGCAACGTCAGCCTTGAGTTGACTGCGGGCACCGATCCCGACAATCCGGTGACCGCCAAGGACCTCTACCTCGACGTCTCCTACCTGGAGGCGGACGCCGAGTTCCGCAATATCGACATCGGAGTGGCGGCCGGTTCCGTCGGCGCCCCGGGCATCCAGCCGGGCACCGAGGGGAAGGTGAACGCGAACGGCTTCGCTCAGCGCGCCGACCTGGCGACGCTGACCGACGTTAAGCAGAAGGCGTGGGCCACCACCGCAGGCACCTTCAAGCTCAGCGGGCTCAAGTTGAAGCTGCACAAGGGCGTCAAGGAGTGCTTCCCCGGCTAG
- a CDS encoding DUF6114 domain-containing protein, whose product MSAESMATGHDEHFLRGLRRRFSTWRGQRPFWAGLFTMLGGVPIAYFPYADVRLGNLTIAMATTAGAGSLIIGVLLVTLGLTMWFHALVRVFAGVAAIILALVSLPVANIGGFVFGFLFAMIGGALSIAWMPGEPLPPTAEGTPAEDRAVPEAAALPAESSIEPGEWGAPVPATSDTPETTTETNGGRKSAG is encoded by the coding sequence ATGAGCGCCGAGTCCATGGCCACCGGACACGATGAGCACTTCCTCCGCGGCCTTCGGCGGCGGTTCAGCACCTGGCGGGGACAACGGCCCTTCTGGGCAGGGCTGTTCACCATGCTCGGTGGCGTTCCGATCGCCTACTTCCCTTACGCCGACGTTCGGCTCGGCAATCTGACCATCGCCATGGCCACCACGGCCGGCGCCGGCTCGTTGATCATCGGTGTACTGCTGGTCACCCTCGGTCTGACGATGTGGTTCCACGCACTCGTCCGGGTCTTCGCGGGCGTCGCGGCGATCATCCTGGCACTGGTCTCCCTACCGGTGGCCAACATCGGCGGCTTCGTATTCGGATTCCTCTTCGCCATGATCGGCGGTGCGCTCTCCATTGCGTGGATGCCGGGCGAGCCACTGCCGCCGACCGCTGAGGGCACCCCCGCCGAAGACCGTGCCGTGCCCGAGGCTGCCGCTCTCCCAGCGGAGTCCTCCATCGAGCCGGGGGAGTGGGGTGCCCCGGTCCCGGCCACTTCGGACACACCCGAGACCACCACCGAAACCAACGGCGGGAGGAAGAGTGCAGGGTGA
- the pyk gene encoding pyruvate kinase, with amino-acid sequence MRRSKIVCTLGPAVDSYEQLKALIEAGMNVARFNMSHGSHAEHEERYHRVRKAAEDTGRALGVLADLQGPKIRLETFAEGPVELVRGDEFTITTEDVDGDKSICGTTYKGLPGDVSNGDQILINDGNVELRVVEIEGPRVKTIVVEGGVISDHKGINLPGAAVNVPALSEKDIDDLKFALRMGCDLVALSFVRDAHDVKDVHKVMDEVGRRVPVIAKVEKPQAVANMEDVVMAFDGVMVARGDLAVEYPLEKVPMVQKRLIELCRRNAKPVIVATQMMESMITNSRPTRAEASDVANAILDGADAVMLSAESSVGAYPIETVKTMSKIVTAAEEELMSKGLQPLVPGKKPRTQGGSVARAACEIADFLDGKALIAFTKSGDTARRLSRYRACQPILAFTTEVATRNQLALSWGVEAFVVPHVHNTDAMVELVDAELLKLQRHNEGDTMIITAGSPPGVPGTTNMVRVHHLGGQS; translated from the coding sequence ATGCGCCGTTCCAAAATCGTCTGCACACTGGGCCCCGCCGTCGACTCGTACGAGCAGCTGAAAGCTCTCATCGAGGCCGGTATGAACGTGGCCCGTTTCAACATGAGCCACGGATCACACGCCGAGCACGAGGAGCGGTACCACCGCGTCCGCAAGGCCGCCGAGGACACCGGCCGCGCGCTGGGAGTGCTCGCCGACCTCCAGGGCCCGAAGATCCGTCTGGAAACCTTCGCCGAGGGTCCGGTGGAGTTGGTCCGGGGCGATGAGTTCACCATCACCACCGAGGACGTGGACGGCGACAAGTCCATCTGCGGCACCACGTACAAGGGCCTGCCGGGCGATGTCTCCAACGGCGACCAGATCCTGATCAACGACGGCAACGTCGAACTGCGGGTCGTCGAGATCGAGGGCCCCCGGGTGAAGACGATCGTCGTCGAGGGCGGTGTGATCTCCGACCACAAGGGCATCAACCTGCCCGGCGCCGCCGTCAACGTCCCCGCGCTGTCCGAGAAGGACATCGACGACCTGAAGTTCGCCCTGCGGATGGGCTGCGACCTGGTGGCCCTCTCCTTCGTCCGTGACGCCCACGACGTCAAGGACGTCCACAAGGTCATGGACGAGGTCGGCCGTCGGGTGCCGGTCATCGCCAAGGTGGAGAAGCCGCAGGCGGTCGCCAACATGGAGGACGTCGTCATGGCGTTCGACGGGGTGATGGTCGCCCGCGGAGACCTGGCGGTGGAGTACCCGCTGGAGAAGGTCCCGATGGTGCAGAAGCGGCTGATCGAGCTGTGCCGCCGCAACGCCAAGCCGGTGATCGTGGCGACCCAGATGATGGAGTCGATGATCACCAACTCCCGTCCCACGCGCGCCGAGGCGTCCGACGTCGCCAACGCGATCCTGGACGGAGCGGACGCGGTGATGCTCTCCGCGGAGTCCTCCGTGGGCGCCTACCCGATCGAGACGGTCAAGACGATGTCGAAGATCGTGACCGCGGCCGAGGAAGAGTTGATGTCCAAGGGCCTCCAGCCACTGGTCCCGGGCAAGAAGCCCCGTACGCAGGGCGGTTCCGTGGCCCGGGCCGCGTGCGAGATCGCGGACTTCCTGGACGGCAAGGCGCTCATCGCCTTCACCAAGTCCGGTGACACCGCCCGCAGGCTCTCCCGCTATCGCGCGTGTCAGCCCATCCTCGCCTTCACCACCGAGGTCGCCACGCGCAACCAGCTGGCGCTGAGCTGGGGCGTGGAGGCTTTCGTGGTGCCGCACGTGCACAACACCGACGCCATGGTGGAGCTGGTGGACGCGGAGCTGCTGAAGCTCCAGCGACACAACGAGGGCGACACCATGATCATCACTGCCGGCTCGCCCCCCGGAGTGCCCGGCACGACCAACATGGTGCGCGTCCATCACCTGGGCGGCCAGAGCTGA
- a CDS encoding acetate kinase, which yields MTATRVLVLNSGSSSVKYQLLDMSDGARLAVGLVERIGEQTSRLVHTPLGTGGEPRERTGPVADHAAALRAVAEELSSDGLGLDSPELAAIGHRVVHGGLKFSEPTVVDDEVLAEIERLIPVAPLHNPANVTGIRTARELRPDLPQVAVFDTAFHTTMPESAARYAIDVETADEHRIRRYGFHGTSHAYVSRETAKLLGKAPEDINVIVLHLGNGASASAVAGGRCVETSMGLTPLEGLVMGTRSGDIDPAVTFHLKRVAGMSIDEIDVLLNKKSGLMGLCGDNDMREIRRRIDAGDRRALLAFEIYIHRLKKYIGAYYAVLGRVDAVVFTAGVGENAAPVRAAAVAGLEELGLALDAGRNEERSGEARVISAPYARVTVAVVPTDEELEIARQTFALVGGNPPE from the coding sequence ATGACCGCCACCCGCGTACTCGTCCTCAACTCCGGCTCGTCGTCGGTGAAGTATCAACTGCTCGACATGAGCGACGGCGCCCGGCTCGCGGTCGGGCTCGTGGAGCGCATCGGCGAGCAGACGTCCCGACTGGTGCACACACCGCTGGGCACGGGCGGCGAGCCACGCGAGCGCACCGGACCCGTCGCCGACCATGCGGCGGCGCTGCGTGCCGTGGCCGAGGAACTGTCGTCCGACGGTCTTGGACTCGACTCCCCCGAACTCGCGGCGATCGGCCACCGGGTGGTGCACGGCGGGTTGAAGTTCAGCGAGCCGACCGTCGTCGACGATGAGGTGCTCGCGGAGATCGAGCGGCTGATCCCGGTGGCTCCCCTCCACAACCCGGCGAACGTCACGGGCATCCGCACGGCTCGGGAACTGCGCCCGGACCTGCCCCAGGTGGCGGTCTTCGACACCGCATTCCACACGACCATGCCGGAATCGGCCGCCCGATACGCCATTGATGTGGAGACGGCCGACGAGCACCGCATCCGCCGGTACGGTTTCCACGGGACCTCGCACGCCTACGTCTCCCGGGAGACGGCGAAGCTGCTGGGCAAGGCTCCCGAGGACATCAATGTGATCGTGCTGCACCTCGGCAACGGCGCGTCCGCCTCGGCGGTCGCGGGTGGCCGGTGCGTGGAGACCTCCATGGGGCTGACCCCATTGGAGGGCCTGGTGATGGGGACGCGTTCGGGCGATATCGACCCGGCCGTGACATTCCACCTCAAGCGGGTCGCGGGAATGTCCATAGATGAGATCGATGTACTGCTCAACAAGAAGAGCGGGCTGATGGGACTGTGCGGCGACAACGACATGCGGGAGATCCGACGAAGGATCGACGCGGGAGATCGACGCGCGCTGCTCGCATTCGAGATCTACATCCACCGGTTGAAGAAGTACATCGGTGCGTACTACGCGGTACTCGGCCGGGTCGACGCGGTGGTGTTCACCGCCGGCGTGGGCGAGAACGCTGCGCCGGTGAGGGCCGCGGCAGTGGCTGGCCTGGAGGAACTCGGTCTCGCCCTGGACGCGGGGCGCAACGAGGAGCGGTCGGGCGAGGCCCGTGTCATCTCGGCACCGTACGCCCGGGTGACGGTGGCCGTGGTGCCCACGGACGAAGAGTTGGAAATCGCCCGTCAGACCTTCGCATTGGTGGGTGGAAATCCGCCCGAGTGA
- the pta gene encoding phosphate acetyltransferase, whose amino-acid sequence MTRSVYVTGIDRGDGRQVVELGVMELLTRQVDRVGVFRPLVHDGPDRLFELLRARYRLAQDPATVYGMDYHEASALQAEQGTDELVSQLVERFHQVAREYEVVLVLGTDFADTQFPDELAINARLANEFGASVIPVVGGRGQTAESVRAEARNAHRAYEALGAEVLAMVVNRVAPEDRAVIAERLAARLPVPCYVLPDEPALAAPTVAQITHTLGGTVLLGDDSGLARDALGFVFGGAMLPNFLKALTPGCMVVTPGDRADLVVGALAAHSAGTPPIAGVLLTLNERPSEGILTLASRLAPGTPVISVPGTSWPTAAELLGLEGKLNATTPRKAETALGLFERHVNTSELLDRLAVARSGHVTPMMFEHELLEQARSDRRRVVLPEGSEERVLRAADVLMRRDVCDLTLLGDLEVIRKKAADLGIDLSDVQLIDPNTSELRQPFAERYAELRAHKGVSVELAYDVVADVNYFGTLMVQEGFADGMVSGSVHSTAATIRPAFEIIKTKPDASIVSSVFFMCLADKVLVYGDCAVNPDPDAAQLADIAVQSAATAARFGVDPRIAMLSYSTGTSGSGADVDKVREATERVRGSHPELRIEGPIQYDAAVEPSVAATKLPESEVAGRATVLIFPDLNTGNNTYKAVQRSAGAVAVGPVLQGLRKPVNDLSRGALVSDIVNTVAITAIQAQPDPAASGPAASTTRPATSAGGPAASASR is encoded by the coding sequence GTGACGCGCAGCGTGTATGTGACCGGAATCGATCGCGGCGACGGCCGCCAGGTGGTCGAACTGGGGGTCATGGAGCTCCTCACCCGGCAGGTGGACCGAGTCGGCGTCTTCCGCCCCCTGGTGCACGACGGCCCCGATCGACTGTTCGAGCTGTTGCGGGCGCGCTATCGACTGGCCCAGGACCCGGCGACCGTCTACGGCATGGACTACCACGAGGCATCGGCCCTCCAGGCCGAACAGGGCACCGATGAGCTGGTCTCCCAGTTGGTCGAACGGTTCCACCAGGTCGCCCGCGAGTACGAGGTGGTACTCGTGCTCGGCACCGACTTCGCCGACACCCAGTTCCCCGATGAACTCGCGATCAACGCCCGGCTCGCCAATGAGTTCGGCGCCTCCGTGATCCCCGTGGTGGGCGGCCGGGGCCAGACCGCCGAGTCCGTGCGCGCCGAGGCCCGCAACGCGCATCGCGCGTACGAGGCCCTCGGCGCCGAAGTGCTCGCCATGGTCGTCAACCGGGTCGCACCCGAGGACCGCGCGGTCATAGCCGAGCGGCTGGCCGCCCGGCTGCCGGTGCCCTGTTACGTCCTGCCGGACGAGCCCGCGCTCGCCGCCCCCACCGTCGCCCAGATCACCCACACCCTGGGCGGCACGGTGCTGCTCGGCGACGATTCAGGACTCGCCAGGGACGCCCTCGGCTTTGTCTTCGGCGGGGCCATGCTGCCGAACTTCCTCAAGGCCCTCACCCCCGGGTGCATGGTGGTGACCCCGGGCGACCGCGCCGATCTGGTCGTCGGTGCGCTCGCCGCGCACTCCGCGGGGACCCCGCCGATCGCCGGTGTGCTGCTCACCCTGAACGAACGGCCCAGCGAGGGAATCCTCACCCTGGCCTCGCGGCTCGCACCGGGGACCCCGGTGATCTCGGTTCCCGGCACCAGTTGGCCCACCGCCGCGGAGCTCCTCGGCCTCGAAGGCAAGCTCAACGCCACCACGCCCCGCAAGGCGGAGACGGCGCTCGGCCTGTTCGAACGCCATGTGAACACCAGCGAACTGCTCGACCGACTCGCGGTCGCCCGCAGCGGCCATGTCACGCCCATGATGTTCGAGCACGAACTGTTGGAGCAGGCCCGTTCCGACCGGCGCCGGGTGGTGCTGCCCGAGGGCAGCGAAGAGCGGGTGCTGCGCGCGGCCGATGTGCTGATGCGCCGCGACGTCTGTGATCTGACCCTCCTCGGCGACCTGGAAGTCATCCGGAAGAAGGCCGCCGATCTCGGGATCGACCTCAGCGACGTCCAGCTGATCGACCCCAACACCTCTGAACTGCGCCAGCCCTTCGCCGAGCGCTATGCGGAGCTGCGGGCCCACAAGGGCGTATCGGTGGAGTTGGCCTACGACGTCGTGGCGGATGTGAACTACTTCGGCACCCTGATGGTGCAGGAAGGTTTCGCCGATGGGATGGTCTCGGGCTCGGTGCACTCCACCGCCGCCACCATCCGCCCCGCGTTCGAGATCATCAAGACCAAGCCCGATGCCTCGATCGTCTCCTCAGTCTTCTTCATGTGCCTGGCCGACAAGGTCCTCGTGTACGGCGACTGCGCGGTCAACCCCGACCCCGACGCGGCGCAGCTCGCGGACATCGCCGTCCAGTCGGCGGCCACCGCGGCCCGCTTCGGCGTGGACCCGAGGATCGCGATGCTCTCGTACTCCACCGGCACCTCGGGCTCCGGCGCCGACGTCGACAAGGTACGGGAGGCCACCGAGCGGGTCCGCGGCTCGCACCCCGAGCTGAGGATCGAGGGCCCGATCCAGTACGACGCGGCCGTCGAACCGAGCGTCGCCGCCACCAAACTGCCCGAATCCGAGGTGGCCGGCCGGGCGACCGTGCTGATCTTCCCCGACCTCAACACCGGCAACAACACCTACAAGGCCGTCCAGCGCTCCGCGGGTGCGGTGGCCGTCGGTCCGGTGCTCCAGGGCCTGCGCAAGCCGGTGAACGACCTCTCCCGCGGCGCGTTGGTCAGCGACATCGTGAACACCGTCGCCATCACCGCCATCCAGGCCCAGCCGGACCCCGCCGCGAGCGGCCCGGCCGCGTCGACGACCCGCCCGGCGACGTCAGCGGGCGGCCCGGCAGCGTCCGCGTCCCGATGA
- a CDS encoding ATP-dependent 6-phosphofructokinase — protein MRIGVLTAGGDCPGLNAVIRSVVHRALTGHGDEVIGFEDGFKGLLDGHYRPLDLNAVSGILARGGTILGSARLERSRLREAAENCGELQRRYGIDVLIPIGGEGTLTASRMLAEAGMPVVGVPKTIDNDISATDRTFGFDTAVTVATEAIDRLKTTAESHQRVMVVEVMGRHAGWIALESGMAGGAHGICLPERPFEVADLVKMVEERFARGKKFAVICVAEGAHPAEGSMDYGKGEIDQYGHERFQGIGNRLAAELEYRLGKEAKPVILGHVQRGGVPTAYDRVLATRFGWHAVEAAHRGEFGRMTSLRGTDVVMAPLADAVTQLKTVPLDRMYEAESVF, from the coding sequence ATGCGCATCGGAGTTCTCACCGCAGGGGGCGACTGCCCCGGACTGAACGCTGTGATCCGGTCAGTCGTGCACCGGGCCTTGACGGGGCACGGCGACGAGGTCATCGGTTTTGAAGACGGCTTCAAGGGACTGCTGGACGGCCATTACCGCCCCCTCGACCTCAACGCCGTCAGCGGCATCCTGGCGCGCGGGGGGACCATCCTCGGCTCGGCCCGGCTGGAGCGCTCCCGACTGCGCGAAGCCGCCGAGAACTGCGGGGAGTTGCAGCGGCGGTACGGCATAGACGTACTGATTCCGATCGGTGGCGAGGGCACTCTCACCGCGTCGAGGATGCTCGCCGAGGCCGGGATGCCCGTCGTGGGCGTGCCGAAGACCATCGACAACGATATCTCCGCCACCGATCGCACCTTCGGCTTCGACACCGCCGTCACGGTCGCCACCGAGGCCATCGACCGGTTGAAGACCACCGCCGAATCCCATCAGCGTGTGATGGTCGTCGAGGTGATGGGCCGCCACGCGGGCTGGATCGCCCTGGAGTCCGGCATGGCCGGCGGCGCACACGGCATCTGTCTGCCGGAGCGGCCCTTCGAGGTCGCCGACCTGGTGAAGATGGTCGAGGAGCGCTTTGCGCGCGGCAAGAAGTTCGCCGTCATCTGCGTCGCCGAGGGCGCCCACCCCGCCGAAGGGTCGATGGACTACGGCAAGGGCGAGATCGACCAGTACGGCCACGAGCGCTTCCAGGGCATCGGCAACCGGCTCGCGGCCGAGTTGGAGTACCGACTGGGCAAGGAGGCCAAGCCGGTCATCCTGGGCCATGTGCAGCGCGGTGGAGTGCCGACGGCCTACGACCGGGTCCTCGCGACCCGCTTCGGCTGGCACGCGGTGGAGGCCGCGCACCGGGGCGAGTTCGGCCGAATGACCTCGCTGCGCGGCACGGACGTGGTGATGGCCCCGCTGGCTGACGCGGTGACGCAACTCAAGACGGTCCCGCTGGACCGGATGTACGAGGCCGAGTCGGTGTTCTGA
- a CDS encoding response regulator — protein MSEPVRPIRVLVVEDDPVAADAHALYVERVSGFTVVGVVHSRTAAVRALERTPVDLLLLDLYLPDGHGLHLVRSLRAAGHAVDVIAVTSARDLAVVREGVSLGVVQYVLKPFTFATLRDRLGRYAEFRAAAGEASSQDEVDRALAPLRAPQRGDLPKGLSGPTLDAVTRALRDSTVGMTASEVGSAVGISRITARRYLEHLVKGERAARSPQYGQIGRPELQYRWLRTQR, from the coding sequence ATGAGCGAACCGGTGCGCCCCATCCGGGTGTTGGTGGTCGAGGACGACCCGGTGGCAGCCGATGCCCACGCCCTGTACGTCGAACGGGTCTCCGGCTTCACGGTGGTCGGGGTGGTCCACTCCCGGACGGCGGCCGTCCGCGCCCTGGAGCGGACCCCTGTCGATCTGCTGCTGCTGGACCTCTACCTCCCGGACGGCCATGGGCTGCACCTGGTGCGGTCGCTGCGCGCCGCGGGGCACGCGGTCGACGTCATCGCGGTCACCTCGGCACGTGATCTGGCCGTGGTGCGCGAGGGCGTTTCGCTGGGGGTGGTCCAGTACGTGCTGAAACCATTCACCTTTGCGACACTGCGCGATCGGCTCGGTCGGTACGCGGAGTTCCGGGCGGCGGCCGGAGAGGCGAGCAGCCAGGACGAGGTGGACCGGGCGCTCGCCCCGCTCAGGGCCCCTCAGCGCGGGGACCTGCCGAAGGGATTGAGCGGACCGACCCTCGATGCCGTCACCCGCGCACTGCGGGACTCCACCGTGGGGATGACCGCGTCCGAGGTGGGCAGTGCGGTGGGCATCTCGCGGATCACCGCCCGCCGCTATCTGGAGCACCTGGTCAAGGGCGAGCGGGCGGCGCGGAGTCCGCAGTACGGGCAGATCGGCCGCCCGGAACTCCAGTACCGCTGGCTGCGCACCCAGCGCTGA
- a CDS encoding sensor histidine kinase — protein MRLPRPRSLAGQLFAMQVVLVAAIVAGCALFAYITDLRQAEETARLQSKATATAVARSPWVIAATRTDDPTATLQPYTEELRRIAGVNFVVIMAPDGTRWTHPESDQIGRKYLGHIDRSLQGEIFSEKHLGVLGPSVRTVVPVYDQGRITGLVSAGITIHRISEQVRDQVTGLLAVAGGALALGGVGTYVINARLRRHTHGMNAAELSRLHDYHQATLHAVREGLLMLDGRRRVALVNDGARELLGLPADAVGRSIAELGLPVALTGALLASEPRVDEVHLTDERIIVVNTSPVVGGEQRGTVITLRDHTELQSLSGELDSERGFSQALRSQAHEAANRLHTVVSLIELGRTEQALAFATAELELAQVLTDRVVGAVGEPVLAALLLGKAAQANERGVELVLAPDSRIDDGVLPPSLAARDLVTILGNLIDNAVDAASDAAAARSRAALWERPAEGGEGHTDDTDGEDTVSQREGGSAIEGEQLQQCEGGGAALVPPARAPEVRGAHNLAPEFDAHLDTRLGTDPSPERARVTVTALAGEGELLIQVYDTGAGISPERTDDVFRRGWSTHGSGRGLGLALVRQVVDRSGGTVDLMPGPDGGAQFTVRLPLRQEVS, from the coding sequence ATGCGTCTACCCCGCCCCCGCAGTCTCGCGGGACAGCTCTTCGCGATGCAGGTCGTCCTGGTCGCCGCCATCGTGGCGGGGTGCGCCCTGTTCGCCTACATCACCGATCTGCGGCAGGCGGAGGAGACGGCCCGGCTCCAGTCCAAGGCGACGGCGACGGCCGTGGCCCGCTCCCCCTGGGTGATCGCGGCGACCCGCACGGACGATCCGACGGCGACGCTCCAGCCGTACACGGAGGAACTGCGTCGGATCGCCGGGGTCAACTTCGTCGTCATCATGGCCCCCGACGGCACCCGTTGGACCCACCCGGAATCCGATCAGATCGGACGGAAGTATCTGGGCCACATCGATCGCTCGCTCCAGGGCGAGATCTTCAGCGAGAAGCACCTCGGCGTGCTCGGCCCCTCCGTACGCACCGTCGTCCCCGTCTATGACCAGGGCAGGATCACCGGGCTTGTCAGCGCTGGAATCACCATCCACCGGATCAGCGAGCAGGTGCGCGATCAGGTGACCGGGCTGCTGGCGGTGGCGGGCGGGGCGTTGGCGCTCGGCGGGGTGGGAACGTACGTCATCAACGCCCGGTTGCGGCGCCACACCCATGGGATGAACGCCGCCGAACTCAGCCGGCTGCACGACTACCACCAGGCCACCCTGCACGCGGTACGAGAGGGGCTGCTGATGCTGGATGGTCGGCGCCGGGTGGCCCTCGTCAACGACGGCGCGCGGGAGCTGTTGGGACTGCCGGCGGATGCGGTGGGGAGGTCGATCGCGGAGCTGGGCCTGCCGGTGGCGCTGACCGGCGCCCTGTTGGCCTCCGAGCCCAGGGTCGACGAAGTCCATCTCACCGACGAACGGATCATCGTGGTGAACACCAGCCCCGTGGTGGGGGGCGAGCAGCGCGGCACCGTGATCACCTTGCGCGACCACACCGAACTCCAGTCCCTGTCAGGCGAGTTGGACTCCGAGCGCGGCTTCAGTCAGGCGCTGCGTTCCCAGGCCCATGAGGCCGCCAACCGCCTGCACACCGTCGTGTCGCTCATCGAACTGGGGCGGACCGAGCAGGCACTGGCCTTCGCCACGGCGGAGTTGGAGTTGGCCCAGGTGCTCACCGATCGGGTGGTGGGCGCGGTCGGTGAACCAGTGCTGGCGGCCCTGTTGCTGGGGAAGGCGGCGCAGGCGAACGAGCGGGGGGTGGAGTTGGTGTTGGCGCCGGACAGCCGTATCGACGACGGGGTGCTGCCGCCGTCGTTGGCGGCCCGTGATCTGGTGACGATCCTCGGCAATCTCATCGACAACGCGGTGGACGCGGCGTCCGACGCAGCCGCCGCACGGAGCCGAGCGGCGCTGTGGGAGCGGCCCGCCGAAGGCGGCGAAGGCCACACGGACGATACAGACGGCGAAGACACAGTGAGTCAGCGCGAGGGAGGAAGTGCCATCGAGGGCGAGCAGCTCCAGCAGTGCGAGGGGGGTGGTGCGGCGCTGGTCCCGCCGGCCCGCGCGCCCGAGGTCCGGGGCGCGCACAACCTCGCCCCAGAATTCGACGCGCACCTCGACACGCGCCTCGGTACGGACCCTTCCCCGGAGCGGGCGCGCGTCACCGTGACGGCCCTCGCCGGGGAGGGCGAACTGCTGATCCAGGTATACGACACCGGAGCGGGCATCTCCCCGGAACGCACGGACGATGTGTTCCGCCGCGGCTGGTCCACCCATGGCTCCGGTCGGGGGCTCGGTCTCGCGCTCGTCCGACAGGTCGTGGATCGCAGTGGGGGCACGGTGGACCTTATGCCAGGTCCGGACGGCGGCGCCCAGTTCACCGTACGGCTGCCGCTTCGACAGGAGGTGTCGTGA